From a single Brassica napus cultivar Da-Ae chromosome C9, Da-Ae, whole genome shotgun sequence genomic region:
- the LOC106399146 gene encoding uncharacterized protein LOC106399146, with amino-acid sequence MLQQLLQGQQLQGNAQNQVTTKINTRRNHMFGDLSTKYDNVASHMRQMDIQTAQTAESVKRQQGTLPGKTDKNPKECNAVQLRSGKQLSEPEKRRFTMAEKGKQKESEQLPAETTTVERNTEPAVGTSSPGPEQPAEAVRPIPEVVPPREYIPKVPYPVPAKATRKDREEMKCRKMLEDLTVRLPLMDAIQMMPSMRSFMKGLISGKISEESEFMTVSKECSAMLQNMQIKKRGDPGKFVLSIQIGKTVFACSLVDLGSSVNLMPYSVARHLGYTHFKPT; translated from the coding sequence ATGTTGCAGCAGCTGCTCCAAGGACAACAACTCCAAGGGAATGCTCAGAACCAGGTTACTACCAAGATCAATACCAGAAGGAACCATATGTTCGGAGATTTAAGCACCAAGTACGATAATGTCGCAAGCCATATGAGACAGATGGACATTCAGACAGCTCAGACtgctgagagtgtcaagaggcagCAAGGTACTCTACCTGGTAAAACAGACAAAAATCCTAAGGAGTGCAATGCAGTTCAACTGAGGAGCGGAAAGCAACTTTCCGAGCCGGAGAAGAGGAGGTTCACCATGGCTGAGAAAGGGAAGCAGAAAGAGTCGGAACAACTACCAGCCGAAACCACGACAGTTGAGAGGAATACGGAACCAGCAGTTGGAACAAGTTCGCCAGGGCCAGAACAACCAGCTGAAGCTGTTCGCCCAATCCCAGAGGTTGTTCCTCCTCGCGAATACATTCCTAAAGTCCCTTACCCTGTTCCGGCAAAGGCCACTCGTAAGGACAGAGAGGAGATGAAGTGCAGGAAGATGCTGGAGGACCTAACCGTCCGACTCCCCTTGATGGATGCGATCCAGATGATGCCCTCCATGCGCAGCTTTATGAAGGGATTGATCTCAGGAAAAATATCAGAGGAGAGTGAATTCATGACAGTTTCCAAGGAGTGCAGCGCAATGCTTCAGAACATGCAGATAAAGAAGCGAGGAGACCCCGGCAAGTTCGTCCTCTCTATCCAGATTGGAAAGACAGTTTTTGCATGCTCTTTGGTTGATCTTGGATCCAGCGTGAACCTCATGCCTTACTCTGTAGCACGACATCTAGGATACACGCATTTCAAACCAACTTAG
- the LOC106399145 gene encoding uncharacterized protein LOC106399145: MSLVFADRSVKSLVGILEDLQVKVGNTSVSADFVVLELEEESKDPLILGRPFLCTVGAIIDVRQGKIDLNLGDIVMQFEMDELLKSQYGYAKMLDSARSMGRMVASLSLGEVSNRDENTPAGATPTPNLPVPPNQPDDPWSELKAPKVELKPLPKGLRVLKRCEEKHLVLNWEKCHFMVRDGIVLGHKISEKDIEVDKAKIEVMMSLQPTTTVKTIRSFLGHAGFYRRFIQDFSRIARPLSRLLCKEIKFNFDSECLVVFHTIKGALVSTPVVQPPDWDLPFEIMTDASDFTVGAVLGQRKDKKLHVIYYASKTMDEAQCRYATTKKELLAIVFAFEKFRSYLVGSKVIVHTGHAALKWILLLQEFDLEIKDKRGVENGVADHLSRMKIEDDTTLDEEHPVEHVNAIGLRFAEQPLGMIPDCSRIAEQPVAAIQKQYSHLPWFAEIANFLAAEKQPLKFTGNDKRKFLRDARRYVWDELYLYRHCKDGLFRRCVPEADIPGILHHCNGSSYACHFGTFKTVSKILQAGFWWPTMFRDAHAYIARCDACQRLGNISKRNEMPQNYILEVEVFDCWGDDFMGPFPPSFKNEYILVAVDYVSKWVEAMASPTNDAKVATKMFSSIIFPRFGVPRVVISDGGTYFINKAFQGLLKKNGVRHKVATAYHPQTSGQVEVSNREIKSILQKTVNTS, from the exons ATGTCCTTAGTGTTCGCGGATAGATCAGTCAAATCCCTAGTTGGTATACTAGAGGATCTCCAAGTAAAAGTCGGAAACACCTCTGTTTCAGCAGACTTCGTTgttctggagctggaagaagAGTCTAAAGATCCTCTCATCTTGGGAAGACCATTCCTATGTACTGTTGGAGCCATCATTGATGTGCGACAAGGGAAGATTGATCTGAATCTTGGGGACATAGTAATGCAATTCGAGATGGATGAACTACTAAAAAGCCAAT ACGGGTATGCCAAGATGCTTGATTCCGCAAGGAGTATGGGAAGAATGGTAGCgagtctaagtctgggggaggtaaGCAACAGGGACGAGAACActccagctggagcgacccctaCACCGAACTTGCCTGTTCCGCCGAACCAACCAGATGATCCCTGGAGCGAGCTTAAAGCTCCCAAGGTTGAGCTAAAACCCCTTCCCAAGGGGCTCAG GGTACTAAAAAGGTGTGAGGAGAAACATCTAGTgctcaattgggagaagtgccacTTCATGGTCAGGGATGGGATTGTTCTGGGGCACAAGATCTCCGAGAAAGAcattgaggtggataaggcaAAGATCGAGGTGATGATGAGCTTGCAACCAACAACAACTGTGAAAACTATCAGGAGTTTCTTGGGTCACGCGGGGTTTTACAGAAGGTTCATCCAGGACTTCTCAAGGATAGCGAGACCACTCAGCAGACTGCTCTGCAAGGAGATCAAGTTTAATTTCGACAGTGAGTGCTTAGTTGTGTTCCATACCATCAAAGGAGCTCTAGTCAGCACGCCTGTAGTACAACCGCCAGACTGGGATCTCCCTTTTGAAATCATGACTGATGCCAGCGATTTTACTGTTGGAGCAGTCCTTGGGCAGCGCAAAGATAAGAAACTTCATGTAATCTATTACGCAAGCAAAACCATGGATGAAGCTCAATGCAGATACGCTACGACTAAGAAGGAACTTCTGGCTATTGTTTTTGCATTCGAGAAGTTCAGATCCTACCTGGTGGGATCTAAGGTGATTGTGCACACCGGCCATGCTGCTCTAAA gtggattcttcttctccaagaatTCGATCTTGAGATAAAAGATAAGAGAGGGGTCGAGAATGGGGTTGCAGACCATTTGTCCAGAATGAAGATTGAGGACGACACAACTCTTGATGAAGAACACCCAGTGGAACACGTCAACGCGATTGGTCTGCGTTTCGCGGAACAACCTCTGGGAATGATACCCGACTGTTCTCGCATCGCGGAACAGCCAGTCGCCGCGATCCAAAAGCAGTACTCTCACCTCCCGTGGTTTGCTGAGATTGCGAATTTTCTTGCTGCTGAAAAGCAACCTCTTAAGTTCACTGGAAACGACAAGAGGAAATTTTTAAGGGACGCGAGGCGTTATGTTTGGGATGAACTGTACTTGTACAGACATTGCAAGGATGGCTTGTTCAGAAGGTGTGTTCCAGAGGCAGACATCCCAGGAATACTACATCATTGCAATGGTTCTTCTTACGCATGCCACTTCGGTACATTCAAAACGGTTTCCAAAATCCTTCAAGCGGGTTTCTGGTGGCCAACTATGTTCAGGGATGCTCACGCCTACATAGCCAGATGCGATGCATGCCAGCGACTTGGGAACATCagcaagaggaatgagatgcctcagaattaCATTCTTGAGGTTGAGGTGTTCGACTGTTGGGGAGACGATTTCATGGGCCCATTCCCTCCATCCTTCAAGAACGAGTACATCCTCGTTGCCGTTGACTATGTATCTAAGTGGGTAGAAGCGATGGCGAGTCCCACTAATGATGCAAAAGTGGCGACTAAGATGTTCAGCTCCATCATCTTTCCGAGATTTGGAGTGCCTCGAGTGGTCATTAGCGATGGTGGAACATACTTCATCAACAAGGCATTTCAGGGCCTCTTAAAGAAGAATGGAGTAAGGCACAAGGTGGCGACTGCTTATCATCCACAAACGAGTGGACAGGTTGAGGTTTCCAACAGAGAGATCAAGAGCATTCTCCAGAAAACTGTCAACACCTCATGA
- the LOC106399144 gene encoding uncharacterized protein LOC106399144 — translation MPLGTTPYHLVYGKACHLPVELKYKAAWEVKLLNFDIKPATERRMIQIHELEEIRHLVYESSKIYKEKTKAYHDKRIIARRFKPNDKVLLFNSRLRLFPGKLKSRWSGPFTVKEVRPYGVVVLLDRKGDEFVVNGQRLKHYLADSTIAEGEEIPLSDPPSA, via the coding sequence ATGCCGCTAGGGACCACCCCCTATCACCTGGTCTATGGTAAGGCGTGTCACCTTCCTGTCGAACTCAAATACAAGGCTGCATGGGAAGTCAAGTTACTGAATTTCGACATCAAGCCAGCAACTGAGAGGCGCATGATCCAAATCCATGAGCTGGAAGAGATAAGGCACCTCGTCTATGAAAGCTCCAAAATTTATAAGGAAAAGACCAAGGCCTACCATGACAAGCGAATCATTGCCAGACGTTTCAAACCCaacgataaggtcttgcttttcAATTCAAGGCTGAGGTTGTTCCCAGGCAAGCTGAAGTCTAGATGGTCCGGACCCTTCACTGTTAAGGAAGTTCGACCCTACGGAGTTGTTGTGTTACTGGACAGAAAAGGAGACGAGTTCGTAGTGAACGGGCAGCGCTTAAAGCATTACCTTGCTGACTCCACTATCGCAGAGGGCGAAGAAATTCCCCTAAGCGATCCCCCATCAGCCTGA